From Staphylococcus sp. M0911, a single genomic window includes:
- a CDS encoding DUF1700 domain-containing protein: MDKITFLNELEVSLDELPRKEKDKKMYDYEHYFYEEELKGKSEAEIVKALKEPNDIAKQVKAHSAIEYAEYKPTFHNTLRAVTASLSLGLLSVFLVLIPVFFICMIFVILFIVSVLLICAPLILVLSSLYKGIHDSVSNILFSIAYTGLGLMLIVITFKVLETIYRLILKYLRWYIKTVKGSVRR; this comes from the coding sequence ATGGATAAAATTACATTTTTGAATGAATTAGAAGTCTCATTAGACGAACTACCTCGCAAAGAAAAAGATAAAAAAATGTATGATTATGAACATTACTTTTATGAAGAGGAACTGAAAGGTAAATCTGAAGCGGAAATAGTTAAAGCGTTAAAAGAGCCTAATGATATAGCTAAACAGGTCAAAGCGCATAGCGCGATTGAATATGCTGAATATAAACCAACATTTCATAATACGTTACGAGCTGTTACGGCTTCATTAAGTTTAGGTTTGCTATCAGTATTTTTAGTATTAATTCCAGTGTTTTTCATATGTATGATATTCGTTATTTTGTTTATTGTTTCCGTGTTATTAATTTGTGCACCTTTAATTTTAGTCTTATCGTCTTTATATAAAGGTATACATGATTCAGTAAGTAATATTCTTTTTTCAATAGCATATACAGGACTCGGATTAATGTTGATTGTTATAACATTTAAAGTATTAGAAACGATATATAGACTCATTCTAAAATATTTGAGATGGTATATTAAAACAGTTAAAGGAAGCGTTCGAAGATGA
- a CDS encoding DUF4097 family beta strand repeat-containing protein, with the protein MRKIMFSGLIIFLVFFIGATVCWFTFEKQNYEETKINKSYPNSNFKNISINTEYTNVKVVKGSKFKVKYNGDNKVNLVNKNKTLKISEVKNVDRGYAINLNPFRKDDNQIVIEVPNIKLNELKGYSKNSSYYIKNINSKNMNLINYSNPITLNSVNVENSDVNSYATHFNINNSILKNANFNIEKGFISVSKSDISNSIFLLGSGNISFNKMSPRNDIKASTKKGDIYYSYKDKPENTLLKLQPGKGKSIIENKHFHESKVGKSDNILEFYTVDGDIVIK; encoded by the coding sequence ATGAGAAAGATAATGTTTTCAGGTCTTATCATTTTTCTTGTTTTCTTTATAGGTGCTACAGTTTGCTGGTTCACCTTTGAAAAACAGAATTATGAAGAAACGAAAATTAATAAATCCTATCCTAACTCTAATTTTAAAAATATATCAATAAACACAGAATATACTAATGTTAAGGTGGTTAAAGGCTCTAAATTTAAAGTGAAATATAATGGGGATAATAAAGTAAACTTAGTTAACAAGAATAAAACACTGAAAATTTCAGAAGTGAAAAATGTTGATAGAGGCTACGCTATTAATTTAAATCCGTTTAGAAAAGATGACAATCAGATTGTTATTGAGGTGCCAAATATAAAATTAAATGAACTTAAAGGATATTCTAAAAACAGTAGTTATTATATAAAAAATATCAATTCTAAAAATATGAACTTGATCAATTATAGTAATCCAATAACTTTAAATAGTGTTAACGTAGAAAATTCAGATGTTAATTCTTATGCCACACATTTCAATATTAATAATTCAATTCTTAAAAATGCTAATTTTAACATAGAGAAAGGCTTTATTAGTGTGAGCAAAAGTGATATTAGTAATTCTATTTTCTTGTTAGGAAGCGGTAATATTAGTTTTAATAAAATGTCACCTAGAAATGATATCAAGGCTTCTACTAAAAAAGGCGATATTTATTACTCTTATAAAGATAAACCAGAAAATACTTTGTTGAAATTACAACCAGGTAAAGGAAAGTCTATAATTGAGAATAAACATTTTCATGAAAGTAAAGTAGGTAAAAGTGACAATATACTTGAATTTTATACGGTTGATGGAGATATAGTCATAAAATAA
- a CDS encoding C45 family autoproteolytic acyltransferase/hydolase → MQNVQSEIMSYRGSHYDLGVQTAKWLKQTDLLKNREKEWKKRIPRFDIDINETHSIFQTYAPKIWEELMGMQDVLKLPTRQMILNFAHYRFTDLKESGCTVFNGTDYLVRNYDYHPATYDGRYLLYQPNDGGLAQIGPTSRVTGRMDGMNEVGLVMAYNFMHRKKPANGFVCYMVGRLILELCKNIDEAIQLLKEIPHRSSFSYILMDQSLNHAIVEITPRDINVRYDTICTNHFELLTHENRNYTKESKERLARVINQTHTQLDKYQAFKLFNDPQYDIYSKLFNSWSGTIHTSMYEPQSLTAWMSLGENQIPSSIDFNAWLKGDELTQRSFEGVIDTDLTFATH, encoded by the coding sequence ATGCAAAACGTTCAATCTGAAATTATGAGCTATAGAGGTTCACATTATGATTTAGGCGTACAAACCGCCAAATGGTTAAAACAAACTGACCTCTTGAAAAATAGAGAAAAAGAATGGAAAAAGAGAATTCCTAGATTTGATATAGATATTAACGAAACACATTCTATTTTTCAAACGTATGCACCTAAAATTTGGGAAGAACTCATGGGTATGCAAGATGTATTAAAGTTACCAACACGTCAAATGATTTTAAACTTTGCACATTATCGTTTTACTGATTTAAAAGAAAGTGGCTGTACCGTATTTAACGGAACAGATTATTTAGTAAGAAATTATGATTACCATCCTGCTACTTATGATGGCAGATATTTATTATATCAACCTAATGATGGCGGATTAGCACAAATTGGTCCAACATCAAGAGTAACTGGACGTATGGACGGTATGAATGAAGTTGGTTTAGTGATGGCATATAATTTTATGCATCGTAAGAAACCAGCAAATGGATTTGTTTGTTATATGGTGGGAAGATTAATTTTAGAACTCTGTAAAAATATCGACGAAGCGATTCAACTGTTAAAAGAGATACCGCACCGTAGTTCGTTTAGTTATATTTTAATGGATCAATCTTTAAATCATGCCATCGTAGAAATTACACCTCGTGATATCAATGTTAGATATGATACTATTTGTACAAATCATTTTGAATTACTAACGCATGAAAATAGAAATTATACTAAAGAATCTAAAGAACGATTAGCACGCGTCATTAATCAAACACATACACAACTTGATAAGTATCAAGCATTCAAATTATTTAATGATCCACAATACGACATATATAGCAAACTTTTTAACAGTTGGTCTGGTACCATTCATACATCGATGTACGAACCACAATCACTTACGGCATGGATGTCTTTAGGTGAGAATCAGATACCTTCAAGTATAGATTTTAATGCTTGGCTTAAAGGCGATGAGCTCACGCAACGTTCATTTGAAGGCGTCATTGATACAGATTTAACTTTTGCCACACATTAA
- a CDS encoding DUF6262 family protein, protein MENYDRKNQMKEIHRRKKANTEIKVNSTIERLLKENIEINFNVVSKYANVSKATLYNHKEIRNKIEELRKQNTQTNVILVKNDGKSAIIESLKRKIKKLEKENKSLKDEVNVLYNKIYENF, encoded by the coding sequence ATGGAAAATTATGATAGAAAAAATCAGATGAAAGAAATACATAGAAGAAAAAAAGCTAACACAGAAATAAAAGTAAACTCTACAATAGAAAGACTCCTAAAAGAAAATATAGAGATTAATTTTAATGTTGTTTCTAAATATGCAAATGTTTCGAAAGCTACTTTGTATAATCATAAAGAAATTCGAAATAAAATTGAAGAATTACGTAAACAAAACACTCAAACAAATGTAATTCTAGTCAAAAATGATGGAAAAAGTGCAATTATCGAATCCTTGAAAAGAAAAATAAAAAAATTAGAAAAAGAGAATAAATCATTAAAGGACGAAGTTAACGTTTTATATAATAAAATATATGAAAACTTTTGA
- a CDS encoding YolD-like family protein, whose protein sequence is MLINTNVPDKYKYETDYRKIPREYLNPKIPQGRGNIKWRAFATLPEQFEILNKMIQDQSTVASPLLSDDALSQLDYIVNQKLEFNKICTVEYWQNGYIITYTGFILKFNVSENAFTFFNTSNNKYHTLYKEYISNII, encoded by the coding sequence ATGCTAATCAATACTAATGTTCCAGATAAATATAAATATGAAACAGATTATAGAAAAATCCCAAGAGAATATTTGAATCCCAAAATCCCACAAGGACGTGGAAACATCAAATGGAGAGCTTTTGCTACTTTGCCTGAACAATTCGAAATATTAAATAAAATGATTCAAGACCAAAGCACAGTTGCAAGTCCATTATTATCTGACGATGCTTTAAGCCAACTAGATTATATAGTTAATCAAAAACTCGAGTTCAATAAAATTTGTACAGTAGAATATTGGCAAAACGGTTATATAATAACTTATACTGGATTCATTTTAAAATTCAATGTATCAGAAAACGCCTTTACATTTTTCAACACTTCCAACAATAAATATCATACTTTGTATAAGGAATATATTAGCAACATAATTTAA
- a CDS encoding metalloregulator ArsR/SmtB family transcription factor, whose translation MEIIKANPNVNEEERLDFYEQMFNALADKIRLKILRSIRQSGSKTLCVCDLEELLDVKQSKLSYHLKKLVDANILIAKKYGTWNYYRINEQQIQVVLNEDTCCKIL comes from the coding sequence ATGGAAATAATCAAAGCTAATCCAAATGTAAATGAGGAAGAACGATTAGACTTTTATGAACAGATGTTTAATGCACTGGCTGATAAAATTAGGCTTAAAATCTTACGGTCAATTCGTCAAAGTGGCTCAAAGACTTTATGCGTTTGTGATTTAGAAGAATTGTTAGATGTGAAACAGTCTAAACTGTCCTATCATTTAAAAAAATTAGTCGATGCAAATATACTTATTGCTAAAAAGTATGGAACATGGAATTATTATCGAATTAATGAACAACAAATACAGGTAGTTTTAAATGAAGATACTTGTTGTAAAATACTTTAA
- a CDS encoding permease — protein sequence MVDSIMEFIKTFLMLFFELLLLFIIVSFIVSLIQQVISEEKIKRFLSKPNQAINYILGMVFGAITPFCSCSTIPILAGLLNSKVPFGPSMSFLIASPLMNPLMLFMLWALLGWKVAVVYFVVLAIFSILTGLVFSKMNLAESYKGVNVKGDGFFANKTGSRFKQAINDAWAFLYPMLPYLFIGVFIGAFIYGFVPETFITKYASGNGIISVFIASVIGIPMYIRPETMLPIAEALVSKGMSLGTVVALIIGGAGASIPEVVLLSKLFKKKFVVSFIIAILVVAIATGLIINMIL from the coding sequence ATGGTAGATTCAATCATGGAATTCATAAAAACGTTTTTAATGTTGTTTTTTGAATTGTTATTACTATTCATAATCGTGAGTTTCATCGTCAGTCTAATACAACAAGTTATTTCAGAAGAGAAAATAAAAAGATTTTTAAGTAAACCTAATCAAGCTATTAATTATATTCTAGGAATGGTATTTGGTGCTATTACACCTTTCTGTTCTTGTTCTACCATTCCAATACTTGCGGGACTACTAAATTCTAAAGTACCTTTTGGTCCATCAATGAGTTTCTTAATTGCTTCACCATTGATGAATCCGTTAATGCTTTTTATGTTATGGGCTTTATTAGGCTGGAAAGTAGCTGTTGTTTATTTTGTAGTACTAGCAATTTTTAGTATTTTAACAGGTTTAGTATTTTCAAAAATGAATTTAGCAGAAAGCTATAAAGGAGTTAATGTTAAAGGAGACGGTTTTTTTGCTAATAAAACAGGATCTCGTTTTAAACAAGCAATAAATGATGCTTGGGCATTCTTATATCCAATGCTTCCTTATTTATTTATTGGTGTGTTTATTGGTGCCTTTATATATGGATTTGTACCTGAAACTTTTATCACTAAATATGCAAGTGGAAACGGCATTATATCTGTGTTCATTGCTTCTGTTATAGGTATTCCTATGTATATCAGACCTGAAACAATGTTACCTATAGCTGAAGCATTAGTATCAAAAGGGATGTCATTAGGGACAGTTGTCGCATTAATAATTGGTGGTGCTGGTGCAAGTATTCCAGAAGTTGTATTACTATCTAAATTATTCAAGAAAAAATTTGTAGTATCTTTTATTATCGCAATTTTAGTTGTAGCTATTGCTACAGGGTTAATAATTAATATGATTTTATAA
- a CDS encoding lactonase family protein: MTKGYIGSYTKKNGKGIYQFELDEKKGQIVEVATGYQLEASTYVTRNNLFLYAITKEGDNCGVASFKIAEDGELTLINKCLDSQNGTGCYVQVSTNGEFLFEAVYGAGLARIYQLNPTTGEIESLIQELAHDYPLGPHERQEHPHVHFLNETPDGQYVVAADLGTDRLVSYTFSENGLKEHAVSEFNAADGTRHIAFHENGKYAYVVHELSNVVSVTQYEDGRFEELERHLTIPEHFDGATKLAAVHLSHDQQFLYVSNRGHDSIAIYKVLENGAKLELVDIVKSGDAFPRDFNITESDDYLICAHQEGLSKLTVFERDKETGTLTLKDQSTQAPEGVCVMF, translated from the coding sequence ATGACTAAAGGTTATATTGGTTCATATACGAAGAAGAATGGGAAAGGGATTTATCAATTTGAATTAGATGAAAAAAAGGGACAAATAGTTGAAGTAGCGACTGGTTATCAACTAGAAGCATCAACATATGTAACAAGAAATAATCTTTTTCTATATGCTATTACAAAAGAAGGAGACAATTGTGGTGTCGCAAGTTTTAAAATAGCGGAAGATGGTGAATTAACATTAATCAATAAATGTTTGGATTCTCAAAATGGCACAGGATGTTATGTTCAAGTATCGACAAATGGTGAGTTTTTATTTGAAGCGGTTTATGGTGCAGGGTTAGCTCGAATTTATCAATTAAATCCAACTACTGGTGAAATAGAGAGCTTAATTCAAGAACTAGCGCATGACTATCCACTTGGACCTCATGAAAGACAAGAACATCCTCATGTGCATTTTTTAAACGAGACACCAGATGGTCAATATGTAGTAGCAGCTGATTTAGGTACAGATCGACTTGTGTCATACACATTTAGTGAAAATGGTTTGAAAGAACATGCTGTTTCAGAATTTAATGCAGCTGATGGTACGCGTCATATTGCATTCCATGAAAATGGAAAATATGCATATGTCGTACATGAATTATCAAATGTTGTTAGCGTGACTCAATATGAAGATGGGCGTTTTGAAGAATTAGAACGTCATTTAACAATTCCAGAACATTTTGATGGTGCAACTAAACTTGCAGCAGTACATTTATCTCATGACCAACAGTTCTTATATGTAAGTAATCGCGGTCATGATAGCATTGCAATTTACAAAGTGTTAGAAAACGGAGCTAAACTTGAATTGGTTGATATTGTCAAAAGTGGCGATGCATTCCCACGAGATTTTAATATCACAGAATCAGATGATTATTTAATTTGTGCACATCAAGAAGGCCTTTCTAAATTAACGGTATTCGAAAGAGATAAAGAAACAGGTACATTAACTTTAAAAGATCAATCAACTCAGGCACCAGAAGGCGTTTGTGTCATGTTCTAA
- a CDS encoding manganese-dependent inorganic pyrophosphatase: MANTYIFGHKNPDTDAISSAIIMADFEQLTGNAGAKAYRLGEVGAETQYALDHFKVDAPELLEDNLDGQDVILVDHNEFQQSADTIADATIKHVVDHHRIANFETASPLYYRAEPVGCTATILYKMYKERGFEIKPEIAGLMISAIISDSLLFKSPTCTDEDVNAAKALKDIANVDLDAYGLDMLKAGASTTDKSADVLLDMDAKSFTMGDYVTRIAQVNTVDIDEVLDRKEELEKSMLESSAEEKYDLFVLVVTDIINSDSKILVVGAEKDKVGEAFNVKLEDDMAFLTGVVSRKKQVVPQITEALTK, from the coding sequence ATGGCAAACACTTACATTTTTGGACACAAAAACCCAGATACTGACGCAATTTCATCAGCTATTATTATGGCTGACTTTGAACAATTAACAGGAAATGCAGGCGCTAAAGCCTATCGCTTAGGTGAAGTTGGGGCTGAAACTCAATATGCATTAGATCACTTTAAAGTAGATGCACCAGAATTATTAGAAGATAATTTAGATGGTCAAGATGTTATTTTAGTTGACCATAACGAATTCCAACAAAGTGCTGATACAATTGCCGATGCCACAATTAAACATGTTGTAGATCATCACAGAATTGCAAACTTTGAAACAGCTAGCCCTCTTTATTACAGAGCAGAGCCAGTTGGTTGTACAGCAACAATTCTATACAAAATGTACAAAGAACGTGGATTTGAAATTAAACCTGAAATTGCTGGACTTATGATTTCTGCAATTATTTCAGATAGTTTATTATTTAAATCTCCTACTTGCACTGATGAAGATGTCAATGCAGCTAAAGCTTTAAAAGATATAGCAAACGTCGACTTAGATGCTTATGGTTTAGACATGCTTAAAGCAGGCGCTTCTACTACTGATAAATCTGCTGATGTATTATTAGATATGGATGCTAAATCATTTACTATGGGAGATTACGTAACTCGTATTGCTCAAGTTAACACAGTTGATATTGATGAAGTATTAGATCGTAAAGAAGAATTAGAAAAATCTATGCTAGAATCAAGCGCTGAAGAAAAATATGATTTATTCGTTTTAGTTGTAACTGATATCATTAATAGCGATTCTAAAATTTTAGTTGTAGGTGCTGAAAAAGATAAAGTTGGCGAAGCATTCAACGTTAAATTAGAAGACGATATGGCATTCTTAACAGGTGTTGTATCTCGTAAAAAACAAGTTGTACCTCAAATTACTGAAGCTTTAACTAAATAA
- a CDS encoding isochorismatase family cysteine hydrolase, which translates to MEKKALIVVDYSVDFIAPDGKLSCGEPGQKLETFITDRIHRYIENNDNIFFMMDLHYENDNYHPESKLFPPHNIAGTSGRQLYGTVGEIYEANKHQSNIHYLDKTRYDSFYGTPLDSLLRERTINTLEIVGVCTDICVLHTAISAYNLGYKIHVPKNGVASFNPSGHEWALDHFQNSLGAEVEE; encoded by the coding sequence ATGGAGAAAAAGGCTTTAATTGTAGTAGATTACTCAGTGGACTTTATTGCACCTGACGGAAAGTTATCTTGCGGAGAACCTGGACAAAAATTAGAAACATTTATAACAGATCGCATCCATCGCTATATTGAAAATAATGACAATATCTTTTTTATGATGGATTTACATTACGAAAATGATAATTATCACCCAGAATCTAAGCTATTTCCACCCCATAATATTGCAGGTACCTCAGGACGACAACTCTATGGTACTGTGGGAGAAATTTATGAAGCGAATAAACATCAAAGCAATATTCATTACTTAGATAAAACACGTTATGATTCATTTTACGGTACACCTCTAGATAGTTTATTACGCGAAAGAACAATTAACACATTAGAAATCGTTGGTGTTTGTACTGATATATGTGTGTTACACACTGCTATTTCTGCATATAATTTAGGTTATAAGATACATGTACCGAAGAATGGCGTCGCTTCCTTTAATCCATCTGGACATGAATGGGCATTAGATCATTTTCAAAACTCATTGGGCGCAGAGGTAGAAGAATAA
- a CDS encoding glycosyl hydrolase family 28-related protein: MFINVKDFGAEGQNKVKDTKAIQKALNKAKNGEHTVYIPKGTYHIGKALVIYDSTTLLLDDETVLLRYSKDALLKNGKPYIFYHEYRGNSHIHIKGGTFDMNGSNFPYNNTAICMGHAEDIQFIGVTFKNIVGGHAIDACGLNGLRIANCSFEGFLDIDGDRFFSEAVQLDIQVPGAFPKFGTTDGTITKNAIIENCYFGPSDDPNMKPWNRAIGSHASRYHRYYENIHIRDNVFDHIQEYALTPLKSQNTFISKNKFINCVGGIRFLGVKDGKNAADPYTGKDMGTQAGSNFNVIGNEFIGKMEKDAIHIRSYNNVKHTQIFIAGNTFNDKSQKIHLEDIDDLTLNQDDHLVSIEKKNVENIK; encoded by the coding sequence ATGTTCATAAATGTGAAAGATTTTGGCGCAGAAGGTCAAAATAAAGTAAAAGATACTAAAGCAATTCAAAAAGCATTGAACAAAGCAAAAAATGGTGAACATACGGTGTATATCCCAAAAGGGACGTATCATATTGGCAAAGCGTTAGTGATTTATGATTCTACAACATTGCTTTTAGATGATGAAACAGTATTATTGAGATATAGCAAAGATGCACTGTTAAAGAATGGAAAACCCTATATTTTCTATCATGAATATAGAGGAAATAGTCATATACATATTAAAGGTGGTACATTTGATATGAATGGCTCTAATTTTCCATATAACAATACAGCTATATGCATGGGACATGCAGAAGACATTCAATTTATAGGAGTGACTTTTAAAAATATTGTAGGTGGGCATGCCATAGATGCGTGTGGCTTAAATGGATTAAGGATAGCGAATTGTTCTTTTGAAGGTTTCTTAGATATTGATGGTGATAGATTCTTTTCGGAAGCAGTACAATTGGATATCCAAGTGCCAGGTGCATTTCCGAAGTTTGGTACCACCGATGGGACGATAACTAAAAATGCCATTATAGAAAATTGTTATTTTGGACCGTCAGATGATCCTAACATGAAACCTTGGAATAGGGCGATAGGATCACATGCGAGTCGATATCATCGATATTATGAAAATATTCATATCAGAGACAATGTGTTTGATCACATTCAAGAATATGCACTAACGCCACTAAAATCTCAAAATACATTTATATCTAAAAACAAGTTCATAAATTGTGTAGGGGGCATACGTTTTTTAGGTGTCAAAGATGGTAAAAACGCAGCGGATCCTTATACTGGTAAAGACATGGGGACACAAGCAGGTTCTAATTTTAATGTGATTGGCAACGAATTTATTGGGAAAATGGAAAAGGATGCTATACACATTAGAAGTTATAATAATGTGAAACATACGCAAATATTTATTGCAGGCAATACATTTAATGATAAATCTCAAAAAATACATCTCGAAGATATCGATGATTTAACATTGAATCAAGATGATCATTTAGTGTCTATAGAAAAAAAGAATGTAGAAAACATAAAATAA
- a CDS encoding prephenate dehydratase domain-containing protein: MQIYYLGPKGTFSYLASQKFVNQNQIQHYDFIPKANLYEVIKYVSQDTASIGIVPIENSIEGTINIVADSLAQQNVYAHGELHLDIDFALYGKAGSQISDIKKVYSIAPAISQTSNYIMKHQFDYDYVDSTVKGFDMINDHIGAIAPLASGNDYDFEILDTHIQDFAHNATRFLIIKNHDNFDSNTNTSMFLITPKYDKPGLLASILNTFALFNINLSWIESRPLKTKLGQYHFFVQADAPISQDVKKVLTILNTLDFETKLIGSFYK; encoded by the coding sequence ATGCAAATATATTATTTAGGTCCAAAAGGTACATTTTCCTATTTAGCTTCTCAAAAGTTTGTTAATCAAAATCAAATACAACATTATGACTTTATACCCAAAGCCAATTTATACGAAGTGATTAAATATGTTTCTCAAGATACTGCTTCAATAGGCATTGTGCCAATTGAAAATTCAATCGAAGGAACAATTAATATCGTTGCTGATTCACTTGCACAGCAAAATGTTTACGCACATGGTGAATTACATTTAGATATTGATTTTGCTTTATACGGTAAAGCTGGTAGTCAAATAAGTGATATCAAGAAAGTTTATTCTATAGCACCAGCCATTAGTCAAACCTCAAATTATATTATGAAACATCAATTTGATTACGATTATGTTGATAGCACTGTTAAAGGTTTCGATATGATTAATGACCATATTGGGGCTATTGCTCCACTAGCTAGCGGAAATGATTATGATTTTGAAATTTTAGATACACATATCCAAGATTTTGCTCACAATGCTACACGATTTTTAATCATTAAAAACCATGATAATTTCGATAGCAATACGAATACGTCAATGTTTTTAATCACACCAAAATACGATAAACCCGGCCTTTTAGCGAGTATATTAAATACATTTGCTTTATTTAATATTAATTTATCATGGATTGAATCACGACCACTTAAGACTAAGCTCGGCCAATATCACTTTTTTGTTCAAGCAGATGCTCCTATATCACAAGATGTCAAAAAAGTCTTAACTATCCTTAATACACTTGATTTTGAAACTAAACTTATTGGTTCATTTTATAAATAA